TTCTTACTGCACCATCAATGTTAGCTGATCAACACGGCAGCGGGTATTTTTACTCGGTGTCTTATCAATAACGTGATTATAAGGAACCTAGCTTATGTGGAGCAAAAAAGTCGAAACGTTCGTATGATTAGCAATGATAAGTATCTATAGACAGTAACTTGTCAGTGTCTAGAATATGTACTGATGCAATAGCACCCACGTTGGAAACTAAACAGATATTTTAAAAGAGAATACACCCTGCTCTTGTTGCAGTTAATTTTGGACTACTCGCGCCCTTTTTCGCCGCCCCACGATATCCTCGACCTGCTGCGGCGCGAGTGCATCCGCGACGAACCCAGGCCGTTGCCCTCACGGTCGTAAGTGCTGCCCGCTTCAAGGTTCGTCCCGTCTGCGAATGAGATTTTTCCAGGACCTTTCCGGTTGTTGTGGTCGTCCTCACCCTCACTAACAGCATCCGAATCCACATCGTCTTCTGAGTCCGAGTACTCACCAAGGGCGGCAAGACGACGTCGACGTTCCGCAGGTGTTTCACCGGTGTCGTCCAGGTCGAGCGCTTGTTGCGGAAGCGCGAGGCCAGCGGCTTCGCGGAGCTTGGATGGCGGCACTCGTTCGGTGCCGTCGTCATCCGAATCTCGCCGCGAACGAGGGCTCCGTTCGCGGGACGATGTCCCTGGGCTGAGATCTTTACGTCGCTCATCGGCGGCGGTTCCCGTAGCAGTTCCTGCGGCAATACGTGCCAATGTTTCGGCGACGTTGGGGCCAGGTCCTTCTTCAGAGTCTGGCTCGTCATCGCTGCCACTGCTTACAGATTCCAGGTCATCATGAGGCGCTCCGGTCTGATGCGCAGACCCAGCGGCCGACGCACGTCGTTCTCGTTTGTCCGCCTGCTGAGCGTCGTCGCGAGCAGCATCTTTGACACGTTTAGGAGCATCGGAATCTTCAACAATGCTTTGCCGGGCTTTTGGCCCGAGATTCCTGATCTGGTCGGCAAATTCTTGCTTCGTCATTCTCCGACCCTTGTGACTAATGCCATGTTTGCCAACAGTCTCATCGTTAGCAAGGGTGAATCGGAGCccatcatcagcaagccATTCGTTTTCATGCGTCTTTTTCCCGGCCTGAGACggttcgccttcttcttccttgccGAACCACGTTCCCATGCGGACCAAACCACGTCGGACGGGGGCGTTGCCTTTGGCTTCGGATTTGTCCACAGACGGGATGGAGTATTTCTTAATGacttctccatcctcatcctcaacaatgATCGTATTACCAAACTGATAAGCGTGAGCAGATCgacccttgcccttgggCGCTTTCGGACCAGCTTCTTCGGCTGACTTCTTCTCGGTCTTCgcatccttctgctcctggtTCTCAGATCGCTGTTTACCAAATCCGAGCCACTGTCCGAATCGCCGACGTTTTGCCTTATCACCGATACTCTTCTCAAGCCGTTCGCCCGCCGTTGGCTGCTCCTCAGAACTTCCTGGCTTGGTTTCATCAGGAGGTTGCTGAAATTCCAAGTTCAACTTGGATCGTTCTGCTTGGACATGCCGCTTTTGTTCCTCAGCAGACATGTGGCCGACATGCTCCGTCTTCAGTACGTTTCCATCTTTGTCTTCATAGATAAGATCATGACCCTCGACATAAACGTTGACAATAGCATCACGCCATGTGGCAGGTGGAGGCGAAGGTGTCGTGGACTCGGTGTCCCCGACTGTCTTTTCAGCATCTTCAGACTCCACTTCGGATGGTCGTTGAGGCGCAATGGCCGATTGGCTGATAGGTCCACCTGCTCCGTCAGCCTTTCTGCGGCGTCTACGACCTCTGCGGGTTGATACTCTGCCAGTCGGGGAACCACTATCGTCTTCCTGTACCCGGCGCAGGAAATTACCTGGGAGACCGATTGGAGGTAAAGTTCCGGGCGGGTACTCAGGCTCATTTGGTGACGATCCTTCTGAATCATCGGCTTTGCGGAAGGACATTGACCCTTTAGCTAAAGACTGGACACGCGGGAGACGGTTCATCCAAGACGGTCCTTCTTCATTCGCCTGGGTGTAGGACAGAGTAATTGATAGTGTGTTGATGCGTTTCCCTAAGGTGAAGACCGCAATGGACGAACCGTGAACAAGGATGGATGCGACAACCATGAAGGTAGTCAACGGCCAGATAATCTGCACCACATAATAATTGTGCGTATGAGGCTTGGGGAGGTCGTCCGACACCACGGGTTGTGTAGAGCCCGTTTCAAGTTCAGCTCTAGCCAAGATGCAGGCGAAAATGGCACCGACCCCAATAGGACCAAAATGTCCGGCGAATAAAGCTTCACGCCATGTTTTCACATCCGGAATAATAGGCTTCAAGAGTAACATGATAGGGAtgcggcggaagaagatgactaAAATTGCAATGACAACAAGCCTCCAGGCATCCAGGCCAAGATCGGCGTTGTTGTAATCCGCCCACGGAAGAATAGCTCCAAGGTACACGAAATAAGCCAAGTTGAGCAGCAGATCGATGACATTGGAGACATGCGACTCTTCCGTCTTCTCCGTGAACCAACCGTCGTTGCTGAATCCCACGCCAGCGGCAAAGCCAATCAGCAAGTCGTCCATGCCGAGAAGACTTCCAGAGCCAGCGCAGAAGAGCGCGAGCACAAAGTAGAAGACGAGAAAGCTCTCGCGGTCAATCAGCTGTTTACGTTCGGCAAATCTGATCGCGTGGCGAGCCGCATAGCCGATCGTAAAACCGAAGATCGCTCCGAACACACACTCGTACAGAATGGTGACACAAAACCAGTGAAGCGAGACAGCGTTCGCATCCGGGCGGTAATGCAAAATGTAGTAGGACAGGTAGATGAAAGGAAACGCCATGCCATCGTTGCAGCCTGACTCGGCGGATAGCAGGTCTCGCAAATGCCTGGGAACACGCTTGGCAAATTTACCCTTACCGACAACGGAAGAGGCAAGGACAGGATCGGTGGCTGTAACGCACGCGGCGCACACCAAAGCCTCAAGCCAGGTGAGCGGCTTGATCAACGACCATATAAAAAGACTGGTGATCAACCAGCCCCAAGTCATGACCGGCAGAAGCAGTAACGTGACTGACTTCCAATGCCGTTCCATATACGCCTTTGGCAGCTCGACGCCTACCGCAAAACATTGTACAACGAGCACAATGCGGGAGCATTCAAGCGTGATTTTGTCAACATTTCCCCATTCAATTGGGTTGAACAGATTCGCAGCATGGGGACCGAAGATGATTCCACAGATGGTAGCCACAGTAGCCTCGCCAATGTACAACTTCTCCTTGACGAAGAGAGAGCAAAGCATGAACAGGCCCGTGAAACCTCCTAGGATCATGTACGCCAGGTGGGGCTTATCGATATCGAGATGATCCCACGCCATGACGAAAGCAAGTTATAGCGACTCCAAAAGTAATCAGATTATCCGCGATTTCAGCTTATCGTGAAGTTTTCCTTGCTCTAGTCGTAACCCAGAGCCCATGTGAAGCGCTAGTCAAACCATCACAATCGAATAAGAAACGCTGCAAGCACTAGCACCGAGGTGGACATGCCCTGTCGCGAGAGATCCGGATCCGATGGATTTGATGCGGTCGCGAAGAGATGctagaggaaaagaagaattAGCAAGGCGAAGCCACTTATAAGGGAATGTCAGGGCGGAGGGGCGATCGACTAGTGAGCGGAGCAAACTGCAACGGAACTTACCCTTCTTTGTAAATTGTAGATAAGGTGAGTTAATGTGTATGCACTTAGTGGATAGAGCCAGCTCTCTGGGGGGTTTAACGAGTGACGTATAAAACTGGAGTAAACCAAGACGACAAGTGAAGTCAAGACAGATTAAGAGGAGTCAAGAGGAGGACAAGACGCAGGACAAGAGGGGAGACGCTCTCGGCAGCTGGGCGGGCAACTTGGGAAGGGCCGAAAATGGGAAGGAGCAACCAGAAAATTACGAAgcgaagaccaagaccaCGATCGAGCACGAGACTCGGCAGGAGGGGAACATGGCCTCTGTCCAAGACCGTCACTGGCGAATGAGGACTTGAATAGCAGCACAATGGCCTTTTTTCTGGGGCTTGGAATGGGGAATcggggatggggaggagaggaaaaaTGAGCGGCGAGCCGTTTCCGATTGTCCTCTCGTCTTGGCTTGGCGCTTGAGGTCCCGACATACCGACGTAATCTAAGAAAAGGCCGCAATTAGATGAACAGGCATTTTAAGCATCCCTGCGGCGGTACTAGATACAATAAATCGAATGGCATTTCTTCTTGTTACTATTCTGGTGACTTACGAAGCTTTATTTACCCGCTCTTGCAACTGCAGTCCGGTACTTACGGCGACGCACCTCTTGAGGCCCATGCCGCTGGAGCCTGGGCACAGTGCCCTGCTGAAGCTCGGGCTATTTCTGCAGTTCCCCCATGTCCTCGAGACCTGCCAGAATGCCGCATGGTTACACATGCCGTTGACATCCTACGTACCATTTTCATCTGGTACCTTTACCCCTTGATGCTCTTGACATCCCTTACCGAGTTCTTTCACAGTTACGCCTCCATAACTGGACCTCACCAGCCTTGCAAGGCTGCCAAGATCGACCTCATATTATTGGAGATGAACCAAATTTGACCCGCTTACTGTGGGCCTGCCCAGACGCTAGACTAGATTGGGCGTTTTGTCATCACGGGGCTCAGCTAATCGGGAAATTGGACGCCTCCGGCCAAGGCGGTTCCAACCAGAGGCCGGTAAACAGTGATTCAAACATAAGAGGTTCACAACCACAGGTTCATTATGCAACGCTCTCCCTGCAGTCAATCTGCATAAATGTCAGATTAGCCCAAGTAGTACaatgagatgctggttcAGACTACGATTCGTCAAGACCTCAGAAGCTGAGAAAACGAATGCATTCCATGAAGATAAAAGGAGATATATCTCGGCTAATAGAACAACATATAGGCACCTGCACGCGCAAAGGAATAGCAAACATCAAGGCGAACatagaagaaaaagaaaacaaaacaaaaacaaaGAGAAGGTAAAGACAAAAAGTCAATACCGAATACAGAAAATCCCTCATTGCATGCGCGGAGCTACGATTTCCACTGGAGACGCAGTAATGCTTAGTCTCCAAGAGGCATCCCCTCCACCTGGTCACCCAGTGACCGCCAGTTGTCAGCTTGCAGCTCCGAGTACTTGACTCGCTCTTGACTCCAATCCTGATGAAGCCGGCTGATGTGATACTGGCTCTGTTGGAAGTAGATAAGCTCGTCTCGGATGCACTCTTTGATGAACACTCCACGCGCATGCTGTTGTACAATTGATTCTTTGTCCTACAGAATATGTTAGCCAACCAACCTTCTGGGCCACGGGGCAAATAGTACGAACCTTGAAAATCGACTCCTCGACCTTTTCGATTTCACCTGGCTTGACGGTCCCCTGTGGTCGCGCTCGTAGGTCTTGGAGCTTGCGTTCATTCGCCTCAATTCGCCTTTCTAACTGGGGGATGTTGTTACGGGCATATCGGTCCCGTCGGTCAAACATCTCCCGCACACTCACTAGGCTGTCTCGCTGACGTTTCAAATCTTCCAACACTCCGTCTTCCCACGCCCGCGCCTCGTCTTCTAGCAGACTTTGACTGGCGGACAAGTGTCTTGCCGTGGCCTTGATCCCTTCATTCAGTAAAGGCACGTCGTTCGTATCTAACGCGTATGTGTCCCGAGTCATTTCTGTAAGGGACTGCAGGGCAAGCGAGAAACGCAGATGGTCTGCAGCAAGGCCTTCATTACGTTTGGCTAGCCGCTCAAGAAGCGTGCAGAGGTTGATATAAACCTCGGCCGACCGTTTAACGCCGCTCCTGACTGTCTCGAAGGTCTCCATGAGGGTGGAGGGTAAAGAGTCTTCTAGGTCAGGGGGTAGAACCCGACCAGCAAATTCATCTTGCACAGATATTGTCGCTTGCTTTCGCCATACCGAGAGCTCCTATACCGAATTAGCGACAATCAAGCAACGCGACATACATATATACCGTAGGAACCGTCAAGAACATAACCACCAGCTGCTCCTGACTGAGAACCGGATGTGAGACAAGGGCATTCATAAATCGTACGAGACCGCGCCGACGCTTTTCGAGAAAAGAATTTGAATCCGCTGAGAGGTGAGTGCCATTGACTTCAAATAAGTGAGTAAGCTTAAGAGGAGAGCTTGTAACAAGCTTTCTTGCGACTTACCTGCAATACGTTTCGGTGGAAGTAGAGGTAGTTGACGGAATGGGTATCGTTTATGAAGACAATCAAGAAGCCAGACAAAATCACTATAACGTCGAACAACTGTGCTCCCGCGACGTGCCGATTTAACCTCGTAATTGCGATGCTGAAACATGAACAACCCCTCCTTCTCTGGGAGAAGTGTTACTGTCACCACTTCTTTGACATGGTTGTTTATGGCCCGGTCAATGTTCAGTGACTGTCGACTGGGATTAGGCTCGCCCCGACCGATCCCTGGCCGTCCAAAATCTCCGAGACCAGGCTGAACTGGCCCTCCGAGGCTCCCGCCCTGTGATGATTGCGCAAAATGGTCACCCCACCCGTAATCGGCGCTATTGGAACTGCGAATCTCAGACCGGCCATTTGTGTAGCTCGAATTAGAGGGTGCATCTGGATTTACCGAGTCACCAGTCTTGGACCAGGCGTTTGTTGCTGATCGAACGCTGCCATACCCATTCAGCATGCCGCGCTCGGCTTCGCGCTGAGTGTGAGCATGGCCACGATGTAGCTGCGGACTACCCCATGGGTCTGCATCTAGGCCACCCATGGAATCTCCTCTAGCACGCCGCGATTGCGCGGGGCTCGGTTCTTGTACGGGAATTGGGGGCGcaggaggagtggaaggacgCTCATGCGAAGGGGGCATGATAGACTCTTGCTTCGCGCGCAGCGCATCCAAATAGGAGCTATTTGGTACAGGAAGCTCTGCAAGCCTGTTAGTTTCAATGTAGTCTTCGGACGCAAAGGACATACTCTTGCGGCGATCGTCTACGGTGTCGAAAGTTAAGTCTTCACCTTCCTGCGCAAGCCCTATCAAAGCTAGTAGAACATTGAACTCTCCACGACTCAGCCCGTTGGACCTATCAGTATCACCGGAGAGAACAAGGTTGAGGATCTTGGCCTGATCCGTTGCCGAAAGTCCGCCGCCAGACAATAGCTCTCGAACAGTCGTTAGGCTAACGCCCGTGCCCGCTCTTTCCCCCGCACTCAGTACGAGGTCGTACGCATCGATATAGCTTTCAGGTACATCCGAGTCCGGCAACAAAGTTTTGACCAATTGTTGTTTGGATGTTCGTTTGGCAGTGTTACTATTCCACGGTGAACCTaaatcatcgtcatctgcgAAGAGAGAGGACCCGCCAAAATTAGCGCTGCCGGTGCCGAACGAAGGCTCGTCGGCAAATAAAGAAGTTTTGGATCTCCGAGCTGAATCGGCTGCCGGGGAGTCATCTGGCGACGTCCCAAATAATGACATGGGGAATGAGCGATGCGCCGCACGGTGGAGGAGCGATGCGAGGAACGGAGCTCGGTCGGACGCGATAAGGCACAGGCAGCAGGATGCGCAGACAGGGCCGAGTTGCAGGACAGCTGATAGTAGTTTGATTAGAATATATAATGATTGATAGTAACAGAAGTATAAGGTATAGATGGCCTGGGAAAGAGAACCTGCTTTCCCGGTGTTGATAAGGGAAGGGtgacaaggaagtcttgaggggatgatgtcgatgtTGTGGCTGACCGCGGAGGCTAGTCAACCCAAGGCTTGGCATCTCCAACCGACGTTCTCTGGGGTATAGCTCTAGCTTTCATTGTTGTATGGGTGACTAGACTGTCTATAAACGGCTATCCTATATAGATCCATCGCTTGCACTTCCTGAAGGCAGCTCACTACGCTCCATAGTCGCCTGCTCCAACGCCACAGGCACGGTAAAATAGCCGTTCTGAACCAGCAGATCCTGCCATTCTCTGTTGCCCGTGGCTAAAATGCGTTGAACATTCACAGCCGGCGAGAACCATCTCTCTTTCCGAGTCTCCGCTTTACTGCCGCCTTCGAGTGCTGCTCGACTAGCACGAGTGGTTCGCATTCGTTTTGTACCTTTCGCATCGCCGGAGAGAAGGCCGCTAAGCTCCCTACGGTAATTCTCGAGACGAAGGTCAAACGCTACTATTGAGCGAACATATGGCGCGAGATCTTCGACAATTGATTGTTGGCCATACTCAAACGCAAGCTCTGCGCCTCCACTGGGCGGCGGATATCCACAATCAGGCTTCGCTATCGGTACGAGCACTTCTAGAAGCTCTTTGGCAGGCTCAGCTGCCTTGGGCTTGGAAACAGCTTCCAACATGTTGCTGGCTAGCATGTCTTTGGAATCGGCTTCACAAGTTCCGCGGAATACTCTTCCCAGAAGAGTCTGAAACGTACTCCCAATATCCAACGTCAAGGTAGCGTAATCAGGGAGTTTGTCAGCATGTAGTAGTTTATAACCGTCAACGAAATTCAGCTTCTGTTTTTCCGAGATCGGTGGTATGGATGTATCGATTGCATCCTGGGACAGTTAGACCTATCGggaaaaaagggaagaagaaatgggaaATAAAATTACCATCCGTGCATCCAGGGAGCATGGCGCAGCAAGCAGATCGAGGACACTTCGCGATTCCATATATTCAGACTGCGAGCACAGACTTTCGATGTGCTCAATTTTCGAAAGACTCGTTTTGGGCTCTCGGAATGATTGAAGCTGTGAATCCTCCATGACATCGGCCTCTTGTAGACTCAAATGCCACCAGTGCAATGCTTCCTCCCG
This sequence is a window from Aspergillus nidulans FGSC A4 chromosome IV. Protein-coding genes within it:
- the mvp1 gene encoding sorting nexin Mvp1 (transcript_id=CADANIAT00000193); amino-acid sequence: MSLFGTSPDDSPAADSARRSKTSLFADEPSFGTGSANFGGSSLFADDDDLGSPWNSNTAKRTSKQQLVKTLLPDSDVPESYIDAYDLVLSAGERAGTGVSLTTVRELLSGGGLSATDQAKILNLVLSGDTDRSNGLSRGEFNVLLALIGLAQEGEDLTFDTVDDRRKSMSFASEDYIETNRLAELPVPNSSYLDALRAKQESIMPPSHERPSTPPAPPIPVQEPSPAQSRRARGDSMGGLDADPWGSPQLHRGHAHTQREAERGMLNGYGSVRSATNAWSKTGDSVNPDAPSNSSYTNGRSEIRSSNSADYGWGDHFAQSSQGGSLGGPVQPGLGDFGRPGIGRGEPNPSRQSLNIDRAINNHVKEVVTVTLLPEKEGLFMFQHRNYEVKSARRGSTVVRRYSDFVWLLDCLHKRYPFRQLPLLPPKRIAADSNSFLEKRRRGLVRFMNALVSHPVLSQEQLVVMFLTVPTELSVWRKQATISVQDEFAGRVLPPDLEDSLPSTLMETFETVRSGVKRSAEVYINLCTLLERLAKRNEGLAADHLRFSLALQSLTEMTRDTYALDTNDVPLLNEGIKATARHLSASQSLLEDEARAWEDGVLEDLKRQRDSLVSVREMFDRRDRYARNNIPQLERRIEANERKLQDLRARPQGTVKPGEIEKVEESIFKDKESIVQQHARGVFIKECIRDELIYFQQSQYHISRLHQDWSQERVKYSELQADNWRSLGDQVEGMPLGD
- a CDS encoding protein nha1 (transcript_id=CADANIAT00000192) translates to MAWDHLDIDKPHLAYMILGGFTGLFMLCSLFVKEKLYIGEATVATICGIIFGPHAANLFNPIEWGNVDKITLECSRIVLVVQCFAVGVELPKAYMERHWKSVTLLLLPVMTWGWLITSLFIWSLIKPLTWLEALVCAACVTATDPVLASSVVGKGKFAKRVPRHLRDLLSAESGCNDGMAFPFIYLSYYILHYRPDANAVSLHWFCVTILYECVFGAIFGFTIGYAARHAIRFAERKQLIDRESFLVFYFVLALFCAGSGSLLGMDDLLIGFAAGVGFSNDGWFTEKTEESHVSNVIDLLLNLAYFVYLGAILPWADYNNADLGLDAWRLVVIAILVIFFRRIPIMLLLKPIIPDVKTWREALFAGHFGPIGVGAIFACILARAELETGSTQPVVSDDLPKPHTHNYYVVQIIWPLTTFMVVASILVHGSSIAVFTLGKRINTLSITLSYTQANEEGPSWMNRLPRVQSLAKGSMSFRKADDSEGSSPNEPEYPPGTLPPIGLPGNFLRRVQEDDSGSPTGRVSTRRGRRRRRKADGAGGPISQSAIAPQRPSEVESEDAEKTVGDTESTTPSPPPATWRDAIVNVYVEGHDLIYEDKDGNVLKTEHVGHMSAEEQKRHVQAERSKLNLEFQQPPDETKPGSSEEQPTAGERLEKSIGDKAKRRRFGQWLGFGKQRSENQEQKDAKTEKKSAEEAGPKAPKGKGRSAHAYQFGNTIIVEDEDGEVIKKYSIPSVDKSEAKGNAPVRRGLVRMGTWFGKEEEGEPSQAGKKTHENEWLADDGLRFTLANDETVGKHGISHKGRRMTKQEFADQIRNLGPKARQSIVEDSDAPKRVKDAARDDAQQADKRERRASAAGSAHQTGAPHDDLESVSSGSDDEPDSEEGPGPNVAETLARIAAGTATGTAADERRKDLSPGTSSRERSPRSRRDSDDDGTERVPPSKLREAAGLALPQQALDLDDTGETPAERRRRLAALGEYSDSEDDVDSDAVSEGEDDHNNRKGPGKISFADGTNLEAGSTYDREGNGLGSSRMHSRRSRSRISWGGEKGRE